In a genomic window of Spirosoma agri:
- the sucD gene encoding succinate--CoA ligase subunit alpha, translating into MSVLVNKDSKVIVQGFTGSEGSFHAQQMIEYGTNVVGGVTPGKGGQTHLDRPVFNTVQQSVDQAGANVSIIFVPPAFAADAIMEAAEAGIKVIICITEGIPTEDMVAVKNYLNDKDVRLIGPNCPGVMTAEECKVGIMPGFIFKKGTIGIVSKSGTLTYEAVDQLTKAGLGQSTAIGIGGDPIIGTTTKQAVELLMNDPDTDAIVMIGEIGGGMEAEAARWIKADGNRKPVVGFIAGQTAPKGRRMGHAGAIVGGADDTAAAKMEIMRECGIHVVESPALIGDTMLKALGKV; encoded by the coding sequence ATGAGTGTTTTAGTTAACAAGGACTCCAAAGTTATCGTCCAGGGCTTCACTGGCTCGGAGGGCAGTTTCCATGCCCAGCAGATGATCGAATATGGTACCAATGTAGTTGGGGGCGTTACGCCCGGCAAAGGTGGTCAAACCCACCTCGACCGGCCCGTCTTCAACACGGTTCAGCAATCCGTTGATCAGGCTGGTGCCAACGTTTCTATCATTTTTGTACCGCCCGCATTTGCGGCAGATGCCATCATGGAAGCGGCCGAAGCAGGTATCAAAGTGATTATCTGCATCACCGAGGGCATTCCTACGGAAGATATGGTGGCTGTGAAAAACTACCTCAATGACAAAGACGTTCGGCTGATTGGCCCGAACTGTCCCGGCGTTATGACCGCCGAAGAATGTAAAGTGGGTATCATGCCCGGTTTCATCTTCAAAAAAGGGACCATTGGCATCGTTTCGAAATCAGGAACGCTGACCTACGAAGCCGTTGATCAGCTCACTAAAGCAGGTCTTGGTCAGAGCACGGCCATCGGTATCGGGGGTGATCCAATCATCGGTACAACGACCAAACAGGCAGTTGAACTGCTGATGAATGATCCGGATACCGACGCAATCGTAATGATTGGCGAAATTGGTGGTGGCATGGAAGCCGAAGCCGCCCGCTGGATCAAAGCCGACGGGAACCGCAAACCCGTTGTTGGCTTTATTGCCGGACAAACCGCACCAAAAGGTCGTCGAATGGGCCACGCTGGTGCAATTGTAGGTGGTGCTGATGACACGGCTGCCGCTAAAATGGAGATTATGCGTGAGTGTGGTATCCACGTGGTCGAGTCGCCCGCGCTTATCGGCGATACCATGCTGAAAGCATTAGGAAAGGTCTGA
- a CDS encoding DUF4271 domain-containing protein encodes MAFSASGQSRTEGIGPANQYYPVHDFHDDFQVYDEGAKAYVPYIVEQHADQTALSTYIDLESNRHYNLLISTQQDGYLFINAALKRKLRAGTWYVFNIDSLYNVYRQPEVFLTLYGAPGLNDKSLFIGYPKSATQKPVILRDDNLSVRPRSFSVYSNFLGLGLVFLLATHAFLFSFYHRAFLRFYSLWDLLSLRSPEESFLINRPLSSTNVLFVLNLSFVIGYLLVFIQSQNLDVFVSARLLGGQTIASIIGEFIIVSGLTFMVLMGKYLALEVIGGLYKLQDAINIHFFKVLQSSMLFFTILTLLLVMVSYNTTTIIWSESVLLFPLLVFYLVRLAFLYIVIRSLEPIKNLYLFSYLCIVELIPLIIGLRFAL; translated from the coding sequence ATGGCTTTTTCCGCTTCCGGGCAATCCCGCACGGAGGGCATAGGTCCGGCCAATCAATATTATCCGGTCCACGATTTTCACGACGATTTTCAGGTCTACGACGAAGGGGCAAAAGCATACGTACCCTATATCGTCGAGCAGCATGCCGATCAAACAGCGTTGAGCACCTACATCGACCTGGAAAGTAACCGGCATTATAATCTTCTTATTTCGACCCAGCAGGACGGTTATTTGTTTATCAATGCGGCTCTGAAACGCAAGCTTCGGGCAGGCACCTGGTATGTGTTCAATATCGATAGTTTGTACAACGTATACCGCCAGCCTGAAGTTTTTCTGACGCTGTATGGCGCACCTGGCCTGAATGACAAGAGCCTGTTCATCGGGTATCCGAAGTCGGCAACGCAAAAACCCGTTATCTTGCGCGATGACAATTTGAGCGTAAGACCGCGCTCATTCTCGGTATACAGCAATTTTCTAGGGCTGGGACTGGTGTTTCTGCTGGCTACCCATGCGTTTCTTTTCTCGTTTTATCACAGGGCTTTTCTGCGCTTCTATAGCCTGTGGGACCTGCTCTCCTTGCGGTCACCGGAAGAATCGTTTTTGATCAATCGTCCGCTCAGTAGTACGAATGTGCTGTTCGTTCTTAACCTGAGCTTCGTCATTGGATATTTGCTCGTCTTCATCCAAAGCCAAAACCTCGACGTATTTGTGTCAGCAAGACTGTTGGGCGGACAAACTATCGCGTCGATCATCGGCGAGTTTATTATAGTGAGCGGTCTGACGTTCATGGTCTTGATGGGCAAATACCTGGCGCTGGAAGTTATTGGAGGATTATATAAACTACAGGACGCAATCAATATTCATTTCTTCAAAGTTCTTCAGTCATCCATGCTGTTTTTCACCATACTGACGCTTTTGTTAGTTATGGTTTCGTATAATACGACGACCATCATCTGGTCAGAAAGTGTGTTGTTGTTTCCATTATTAGTATTCTATTTAGTTCGGCTAGCCTTTTTATACATTGTTATCCGTAGTCTGGAACCTATCAAAAATCTGTATTTATTTTCGTACCTTTGTATCGTTGAATTGATTCCACTCATCATAGGTCTTCGTTTCGCGCTGTGA
- a CDS encoding uroporphyrinogen-III synthase, with amino-acid sequence MNETSMQSTEDRLTKVNRLLVTQSRPADEKSPYFDLVSKYTIQVDFRPFIQIQGVSYKDFRRQKINILDHTAIIFTSRNAIDHFFRICQEGRVEVPADMKYFCISEQTANYLQKYIIIRKRKIFNGTKTATELFDLIKKHKNEKFLFPCSNIRRNDIPEFMDTSSLHFTEAVMYETVPTDLSDLDIQSYDIIAFFSPSGVASLLSNFPDFKQNGTRMAAFGPTTAKAITEAGLTLDIEAPLPNAPSMTGALDLYIKKANN; translated from the coding sequence ATGAACGAGACCAGCATGCAATCCACAGAAGACCGGCTAACGAAGGTTAACCGGCTGTTAGTGACCCAATCCCGCCCTGCCGACGAAAAATCTCCTTATTTTGACCTAGTCAGCAAGTACACCATCCAGGTTGATTTTCGGCCCTTTATCCAGATACAGGGCGTATCGTATAAAGATTTTCGCCGTCAGAAAATCAATATTCTGGACCACACCGCCATCATCTTCACGAGCCGGAACGCGATCGATCACTTCTTCCGCATTTGCCAGGAAGGGCGGGTTGAAGTGCCCGCCGACATGAAATACTTCTGTATTTCGGAACAAACGGCCAATTACCTCCAGAAATACATCATTATCCGGAAGCGGAAGATCTTTAACGGGACCAAGACCGCTACCGAACTGTTCGATCTGATCAAGAAACACAAGAACGAAAAATTCCTGTTTCCCTGCTCGAACATTCGGCGTAACGATATTCCGGAATTCATGGATACCAGTAGCCTGCATTTTACGGAGGCTGTCATGTATGAAACGGTCCCGACTGATTTGTCGGATCTGGACATCCAGAGTTACGATATCATCGCTTTCTTTAGCCCATCGGGTGTAGCGTCGCTGCTGTCAAACTTCCCGGATTTCAAACAAAATGGGACAAGGATGGCTGCTTTTGGCCCAACTACGGCCAAAGCGATAACAGAAGCGGGTCTGACACTCGACATTGAAGCGCCTTTACCGAATGCCCCGTCAATGACCGGTGCGCTTGATCTGTACATAAAAAAGGCCAATAATTAG
- a CDS encoding PorP/SprF family type IX secretion system membrane protein has translation MIRTLYFFAILTLTVQSVFAQQEPQLSMYMYNPLYYNPAAAGSEGVSRVQLTQRTQYLGYQTVGNLDNGGVQNSQILSFNMPLARIKSGIGIYVLNDKAAANYNQSVQLSYAYRLALKNGTLSLGVQAGMFNKGYDYGQLRPSEAGDPLIPTGRISQAKPDIGAGVYYNTTDYWVGVSVNHLNKASYTLGTDRSTNPLYPSAYLTAGYRLGIGYDIDIQPSVLIQYATLGGIRNSTATVNVVGTYDNRLWAGVGYRFQDAAMVTAGINLMRNNALRVGYSLDLVIGSSVKSATSHEIMLAYAFPAPDPRKKPIVRTPRFRY, from the coding sequence ATGATTCGCACACTTTACTTTTTTGCCATACTGACCCTTACTGTTCAGTCGGTTTTTGCTCAACAGGAACCACAGCTAAGCATGTACATGTACAACCCACTTTACTACAATCCGGCGGCTGCCGGATCGGAGGGGGTGTCCCGGGTACAACTAACGCAACGAACTCAGTATCTGGGTTATCAAACGGTCGGTAACCTCGACAACGGCGGAGTCCAGAACTCGCAGATCTTATCCTTCAATATGCCGTTGGCCCGCATAAAAAGCGGAATTGGCATATACGTCCTGAATGACAAAGCGGCTGCCAATTACAATCAATCGGTACAACTCTCCTACGCGTATCGGCTGGCATTGAAGAATGGTACACTGTCCTTGGGTGTGCAGGCGGGTATGTTCAATAAAGGTTACGATTACGGCCAGCTTCGTCCGAGTGAAGCGGGTGATCCTCTGATTCCAACGGGTCGTATTAGTCAGGCCAAGCCAGACATTGGTGCAGGCGTTTATTACAACACGACTGATTATTGGGTTGGCGTGAGCGTTAATCACCTTAACAAAGCATCTTACACGCTGGGTACGGATCGATCAACGAATCCATTATACCCAAGTGCTTATCTGACGGCTGGGTACCGGCTGGGTATCGGCTATGATATTGATATACAGCCCTCTGTGTTGATTCAATACGCTACGTTAGGCGGAATCCGTAATTCGACGGCGACGGTTAATGTCGTTGGAACGTACGATAACCGGCTCTGGGCGGGTGTTGGCTATCGATTTCAGGACGCAGCGATGGTTACGGCGGGCATCAACCTGATGCGTAATAATGCGTTACGGGTGGGTTATTCGCTTGATCTCGTTATTGGATCGAGCGTTAAGAGTGCAACGTCGCACGAGATTATGCTTGCCTATGCATTTCCTGCCCCTGACCCCCGGAAGAAGCCTATAGTACGGACGCCCCGGTTCAGGTATTAA
- the porK gene encoding T9SS ring complex lipoprotein PorK/GldK encodes MMKYNWFTANATRVVMVAAVILLMQGCGFMKSKFGGKDGKGGEVGVTNGEITATGRKGWKQPTPYGMVLVPSGSFIMGQADEDVAATQINMNRQVTISSFYMDDAEISNHEYRQYVNALLADSVSVLGEEEIMAKYYPDTTVWKNDFTYHNGDPMLEHYYAHPAFDTYPVVGVSWVAAKHFCQWRTHTLDDFRTKDGGYRSFGFRLPSEAEWEWAARGGKSGAKYPWGNPYVANGKGCYLANFKPQRGNFDADGYPYTAPATAYSPNDYGLYNMAGNVAEWCRDAYADNSNAIVWDMNPDNQNADEPRKVVRGGSWKDIAYYLETGTRYYEYEDQKRSYIGFRCVMDNLEGRAASGRGGRVGGSSKSKSSKKASSKKA; translated from the coding sequence ATGATGAAGTACAACTGGTTTACAGCCAACGCAACTCGGGTAGTGATGGTCGCAGCAGTGATCCTGCTGATGCAAGGTTGCGGCTTTATGAAGTCAAAGTTCGGTGGTAAGGACGGCAAAGGGGGAGAAGTAGGTGTTACGAATGGAGAAATTACGGCTACAGGTCGTAAAGGTTGGAAGCAACCGACTCCCTACGGAATGGTCCTTGTTCCATCTGGCTCATTTATCATGGGACAGGCTGACGAAGACGTGGCGGCTACACAGATTAATATGAACCGTCAGGTGACGATCAGTTCGTTTTACATGGATGATGCCGAAATTTCGAATCACGAATACCGGCAATATGTCAATGCACTTCTCGCTGACTCGGTTTCCGTGTTAGGCGAAGAGGAGATCATGGCAAAGTATTATCCTGACACGACTGTCTGGAAAAATGACTTTACGTACCACAACGGAGATCCTATGCTGGAGCATTATTATGCGCACCCGGCGTTCGATACGTATCCGGTTGTTGGGGTGAGCTGGGTGGCTGCCAAGCATTTCTGCCAGTGGCGGACACATACACTCGATGACTTCCGCACCAAAGATGGTGGGTATCGTTCGTTCGGATTCCGTCTGCCTTCAGAAGCTGAGTGGGAATGGGCGGCTCGTGGTGGTAAGAGCGGAGCGAAGTATCCTTGGGGTAACCCCTATGTTGCCAATGGTAAAGGGTGCTACTTAGCTAACTTCAAACCACAGCGGGGTAATTTCGACGCCGACGGGTATCCATACACCGCTCCGGCTACAGCTTACAGCCCGAACGATTATGGTCTTTACAACATGGCGGGTAACGTTGCCGAATGGTGCCGGGATGCCTATGCTGACAACTCCAATGCTATTGTCTGGGATATGAACCCTGACAACCAGAATGCCGACGAGCCACGCAAAGTTGTTCGGGGTGGATCCTGGAAAGATATTGCTTACTACCTCGAAACAGGTACACGCTACTACGAGTACGAAGACCAGAAGCGTTCATATATAGGTTTCCGTTGCGTAATGGACAATCTGGAAGGACGTGCCGCATCGGGCCGGGGTGGCCGGGTTGGCGGTAGCAGCAAAAGCAAAAGCAGCAAAAAAGCGTCGTCTAAAAAAGCCTAA
- the porL gene encoding type IX secretion system motor protein PorL/GldL, whose amino-acid sequence MAAEKSTNFFWDRLVPTIYSAGAAVVIAGAWAKITHNEGLGWLLTAGLLTEVVIFLLYAVQSFTSPATAGDSYAWERVYPELADDYKGEARKPAPQTNGLTGNMDQMLAQAKVTPDVFERLGSGFRNLNDTVSKLTDLTDATVATNDYARNVKSASTSIGEMNKSYGTAITAMNSMADATTDAKDYRDQFQKVTKNMGALNAVYELELQDTNKHLKAMNAFYGSMTSAMENMADASRDAQQFKSEMAKLTGNLASLNTVYGSMLTAMRGN is encoded by the coding sequence ATGGCAGCAGAAAAGTCCACGAATTTCTTTTGGGATCGTTTAGTACCAACCATTTATAGTGCCGGTGCAGCCGTTGTAATTGCAGGTGCCTGGGCAAAAATCACCCACAATGAAGGTTTAGGCTGGCTGCTTACGGCCGGTCTGTTGACAGAAGTGGTTATCTTCTTGCTGTACGCTGTTCAGAGTTTTACTAGCCCGGCAACGGCAGGTGACAGCTATGCCTGGGAGCGTGTCTATCCTGAATTAGCGGACGATTATAAGGGTGAGGCCCGTAAGCCTGCCCCCCAGACGAATGGCTTAACGGGTAATATGGACCAGATGCTGGCCCAAGCTAAAGTAACGCCTGACGTATTTGAGCGCCTTGGTTCCGGCTTCCGTAACCTGAATGATACGGTTTCAAAATTGACCGACCTTACGGATGCGACCGTCGCTACAAACGATTATGCTCGCAACGTTAAGTCAGCGTCGACATCGATCGGTGAGATGAATAAGTCGTACGGTACGGCTATCACGGCGATGAATTCGATGGCCGATGCAACGACTGATGCCAAAGACTATCGGGACCAGTTCCAGAAAGTTACCAAGAATATGGGTGCGCTGAACGCCGTGTACGAACTGGAGTTGCAGGATACGAATAAACACCTCAAGGCTATGAATGCCTTCTATGGTAGCATGACATCGGCAATGGAAAATATGGCCGACGCTAGCCGCGATGCTCAACAGTTCAAGAGCGAAATGGCTAAATTAACTGGTAATCTTGCGTCGCTCAACACGGTATATGGCAGCATGTTGACTGCTATGCGTGGTAACTAA
- the porM gene encoding type IX secretion system motor protein PorM/GldM has protein sequence MAGTKETPRQKMIGMMYLVLTALLALQVTSAILEKFVLINNSLEQSTGAVNKVNQSTLENIRATVEKSGNRATDLAIVKQADEVRKMTADMVGEIDKLKEQIVETGGGRDESGNIKNLSEEENVAQVMIGTNRNGAAFKLKDQLNSYVDNLSKVSGTKYAPMALDGKDDPIAARSPDQRRKDFAELNFAQTPIPAALAVLSQKQADVRRIEGEVLDVLASKVGAQDVKFDKILAMLSMESKVVVAGTKFKGQMFLAASSSGIQPRMSLNGGAVRMQDGQGIVEFTAQGGAYDKNGLARRTLTGSIAYQTPAGLKTVPLSAEYFVAKPSYQIETGTMPPLYLGCANKLSIQSPQLGALWNPSFSADGASVVSSGEKGKITVVPSSASVALNISNSGSLLGTERFRVNKVPRPTLEIFVGGTRASDPRGVPVSSARSVRIQAVADPSFATYSPDDANFRATSATVSLVRGTKRVQFVTVQGGGGSIANLAAEAQPGDRLVIQVEGVQRRNFRGEISDVPMGNTLSQVSLY, from the coding sequence ATGGCAGGCACTAAAGAGACACCCCGTCAGAAGATGATCGGGATGATGTATCTGGTATTGACCGCGTTATTGGCCCTGCAGGTAACGTCGGCTATTCTGGAGAAATTCGTATTGATTAATAATAGCTTAGAACAATCAACTGGAGCCGTTAATAAGGTTAACCAGTCTACACTTGAGAATATTCGAGCTACGGTTGAAAAATCAGGTAATCGCGCCACTGATCTTGCCATTGTCAAACAGGCTGACGAGGTACGGAAGATGACCGCTGACATGGTTGGTGAAATCGATAAACTAAAAGAGCAGATCGTTGAAACAGGTGGAGGCCGGGATGAGTCTGGTAATATCAAGAATCTGAGTGAGGAAGAAAACGTCGCTCAGGTTATGATTGGCACCAATCGCAACGGAGCTGCTTTCAAGCTGAAAGATCAGCTAAATAGTTACGTCGATAATCTATCCAAAGTATCGGGTACGAAATATGCGCCGATGGCTCTTGATGGTAAGGATGATCCAATTGCCGCCCGTTCGCCGGATCAACGCCGGAAAGACTTCGCTGAATTGAACTTTGCGCAAACACCAATTCCGGCTGCTTTGGCTGTGTTGAGCCAGAAGCAGGCTGATGTTCGCCGTATCGAAGGTGAGGTCCTAGACGTACTGGCTAGTAAAGTTGGCGCGCAGGATGTTAAGTTTGATAAGATTCTGGCGATGCTGAGCATGGAGTCGAAAGTGGTTGTAGCTGGCACGAAGTTTAAAGGTCAGATGTTTCTGGCGGCTTCGTCATCAGGTATTCAGCCACGCATGAGTTTGAATGGCGGTGCTGTTCGGATGCAGGATGGTCAGGGTATCGTTGAGTTTACGGCTCAGGGTGGTGCGTACGATAAAAATGGTCTTGCCCGGCGTACGCTTACCGGTTCGATTGCTTACCAGACGCCAGCCGGTTTGAAAACCGTACCGCTGTCAGCTGAGTACTTCGTTGCCAAACCATCGTACCAGATTGAAACGGGAACGATGCCACCGCTGTACCTAGGTTGTGCAAACAAATTGAGCATTCAAAGCCCCCAGTTAGGCGCTCTCTGGAATCCTAGCTTCTCGGCTGATGGTGCCTCTGTTGTGTCATCTGGTGAAAAAGGTAAAATCACCGTTGTTCCCAGTTCGGCCAGCGTAGCCTTGAACATCAGCAATAGTGGTAGCTTACTTGGTACGGAACGGTTCCGGGTCAATAAAGTGCCGCGCCCAACCTTAGAGATTTTTGTAGGTGGAACGAGAGCCAGTGATCCACGGGGTGTACCGGTGTCATCCGCGCGTAGCGTACGGATCCAGGCCGTTGCTGACCCAAGTTTTGCAACCTATTCGCCAGACGATGCTAATTTCCGGGCTACGAGTGCTACCGTTTCATTGGTGCGTGGCACGAAACGAGTGCAGTTCGTTACAGTACAGGGTGGCGGTGGCTCCATTGCGAACTTAGCGGCTGAAGCACAGCCTGGTGACCGCTTGGTTATTCAGGTCGAGGGTGTACAACGTCGGAATTTCCGGGGTGAAATTAGTGACGTACCAATGGGTAACACACTGTCTCAAGTTTCGCTGTATTGA
- the porN gene encoding type IX secretion system ring subunit PorN/GldN, whose product MTQMKTIRYAGVLAAAALALVGGNALAQEKASTGTNPNSVRGINENDIMMKKTLWRRVDLKEKQNQSMFSKNNEISKYLIEAVKAGLIDAYANDSCTTKITAAKFHENMLIPNTGGGLSAEEKAAGFTEDGKTGGANDGWDSPKKDDKKKVADDGWGTPKKAAAQPADDGWGAPKKKATVAKNTKGKKGKKVVAPVIEEPKKDTIPAVATLSGDEYFPKELNILEIKEDWIFDRKRSRLYYDVQTVTLLLPSDKNQAGFEVPIASFKYKDLDKLFRSDPKKFIWYNPQNQAQHKNLADAFDLRLFYGRITKVANPGDKDLVGMYGDREGLLKSYQTEYELMEVEHGLWEY is encoded by the coding sequence ATGACACAAATGAAAACGATACGATATGCTGGGGTGCTGGCCGCTGCTGCACTGGCCCTGGTAGGGGGGAATGCGTTAGCCCAGGAGAAAGCAAGCACTGGCACGAACCCTAATTCGGTTCGTGGAATTAATGAGAATGACATCATGATGAAGAAAACCCTTTGGCGTCGGGTCGACCTGAAGGAGAAACAGAATCAGTCGATGTTCTCGAAAAATAATGAAATTTCGAAGTATTTGATTGAAGCTGTGAAAGCTGGTTTGATCGATGCGTATGCGAACGATTCGTGTACGACAAAGATTACTGCCGCGAAATTTCACGAAAACATGCTGATCCCGAATACGGGCGGTGGCTTGTCGGCTGAAGAGAAAGCGGCCGGTTTTACGGAAGATGGTAAAACGGGTGGCGCTAACGATGGTTGGGACAGCCCAAAGAAGGACGATAAGAAGAAGGTAGCTGATGATGGCTGGGGTACTCCTAAAAAAGCAGCTGCTCAACCTGCTGACGATGGTTGGGGTGCACCTAAGAAAAAGGCAACTGTAGCGAAAAATACCAAAGGCAAAAAAGGTAAGAAAGTCGTTGCTCCTGTTATCGAAGAGCCCAAAAAGGATACCATTCCAGCTGTGGCAACTTTGTCAGGAGACGAATACTTCCCTAAAGAGCTGAACATTCTTGAAATAAAAGAAGACTGGATTTTTGACCGGAAACGCTCACGGTTGTATTACGATGTGCAAACCGTAACGCTGTTGCTTCCTTCTGACAAGAACCAGGCTGGTTTTGAGGTGCCCATCGCATCGTTCAAATACAAAGATTTGGACAAGCTGTTTCGTAGCGATCCGAAGAAATTTATCTGGTATAACCCACAGAATCAGGCTCAGCACAAAAATTTGGCCGATGCCTTTGATCTGCGGTTGTTCTATGGTCGGATTACAAAAGTGGCTAATCCGGGAGATAAGGACTTAGTTGGTATGTATGGTGATCGGGAAGGACTGTTGAAGTCATACCAGACGGAATACGAACTCATGGAAGTAGAGCATGGTCTCTGGGAGTACTAA
- the uvrC gene encoding excinuclease ABC subunit UvrC produces MPEFDYKKELAKVPHEPGVYRYFDATGEVIYVGKAKDLKNRVSSYFTNSKQHDRKTIRLVSQIRKIEFTIVHTEFDALLLENQLIKRYQPKFNILLRDDKTYPFVCVTNEHFPRVVTTRRIDRKQGTFYGPFANLKPMYTVLDMFSQLFTIRTCNYNLAPENVEAGKYKVCLEYHIGNCKGPCEGKQKEVDYNKDIEQVHHILKGNLKPAQEHFKNRMVDAANELAFEQAQQYKEKMDVIQRFQSKSTVVNPKIADADVFSIASDELSAYVNFMKVVNGTIVQAHTVEVKKKLDEPDPDLLAMMIIEFREQYGSQAKEIITNIPLDVDLQAEVTIPQIGDKKKLLDMSLKNVLYFRRERQERAAAEATANASKKDRVLIRLKQDLQLKTLPNRIECFDNSNIQGTNPVSAMVCFIGGKPANKEYRHFSIKTVIGPNDFASMYEVVTRRYTRVIEEQTDMPDLIVIDGGKGQLSAACDALKAMNLYGKVPIIGIAKRLEEIYFPEDNLPLYIDKKSESLKLIQRIRDEAHRFAITYHRDKRSRNSLISELENVEGVGKKTAAKLLKHFKGVTKIREASIDEVAEVVGKDRAAKLKFYFDTLEQ; encoded by the coding sequence ATGCCGGAATTCGACTACAAGAAAGAATTAGCCAAAGTGCCTCATGAGCCGGGGGTCTATCGGTATTTCGATGCGACGGGCGAGGTGATTTATGTTGGTAAAGCGAAGGATTTAAAAAACCGGGTCAGTAGCTATTTCACGAATTCGAAACAGCACGACCGGAAAACAATTCGGTTGGTTAGTCAGATTCGTAAGATCGAATTCACGATTGTGCACACCGAGTTTGATGCGCTGCTCCTCGAAAATCAACTCATCAAACGCTACCAGCCGAAATTCAACATCCTGCTGCGCGACGATAAGACGTACCCCTTTGTCTGCGTCACGAACGAGCATTTCCCGAGGGTTGTCACGACCCGGCGCATCGATCGCAAACAAGGTACATTCTACGGCCCGTTCGCTAACCTGAAGCCAATGTACACGGTGCTGGATATGTTCAGCCAACTATTCACAATCCGTACCTGTAATTACAACCTGGCGCCCGAAAATGTGGAAGCGGGTAAGTACAAGGTTTGCCTCGAATATCACATCGGCAACTGTAAAGGCCCCTGCGAAGGCAAGCAAAAGGAAGTTGACTACAACAAAGATATTGAGCAGGTTCATCATATTCTGAAAGGAAACCTGAAGCCGGCGCAGGAGCATTTTAAGAATCGAATGGTCGACGCGGCAAACGAGCTGGCGTTTGAACAGGCACAGCAATACAAAGAGAAGATGGATGTGATTCAGCGGTTTCAAAGCAAATCGACCGTTGTCAATCCTAAGATCGCCGATGCGGACGTTTTCTCGATTGCTTCCGATGAGCTGTCGGCTTATGTCAACTTCATGAAGGTTGTCAACGGCACCATCGTGCAGGCCCATACCGTTGAAGTCAAGAAGAAACTGGACGAACCCGATCCGGACCTGCTCGCCATGATGATCATTGAATTTCGGGAGCAGTACGGCAGTCAGGCCAAGGAGATCATCACAAATATTCCGCTCGACGTCGACTTACAGGCCGAAGTGACCATTCCACAAATTGGCGATAAGAAGAAGTTGCTGGATATGTCGCTCAAAAATGTGCTGTATTTCCGACGCGAACGGCAGGAACGTGCAGCCGCAGAAGCAACGGCGAACGCCAGCAAAAAAGATCGTGTTCTGATCCGCCTAAAGCAGGATTTACAGCTTAAGACGCTTCCTAATCGAATCGAGTGTTTCGATAACTCGAATATTCAGGGGACAAATCCGGTTTCGGCTATGGTATGTTTCATCGGCGGCAAACCAGCGAATAAGGAATACCGGCATTTCTCGATCAAAACGGTGATCGGGCCGAATGACTTTGCCAGTATGTACGAGGTGGTTACCCGTCGCTATACCCGTGTGATAGAGGAACAAACGGATATGCCTGACCTGATCGTGATCGATGGGGGAAAAGGCCAGCTTAGTGCGGCCTGCGACGCGCTGAAAGCGATGAACCTATACGGGAAAGTGCCCATTATCGGTATTGCTAAACGACTCGAAGAGATTTATTTCCCGGAAGACAATCTGCCACTTTACATCGACAAAAAATCAGAATCACTCAAGCTCATTCAACGCATTCGTGATGAAGCCCACCGGTTTGCCATCACGTATCACCGTGATAAACGCAGCCGCAACAGCCTGATCAGTGAGTTGGAAAATGTCGAAGGCGTTGGTAAGAAAACAGCGGCCAAATTGCTCAAGCATTTTAAGGGGGTGACCAAAATCAGAGAAGCCTCTATCGATGAAGTGGCTGAAGTAGTAGGTAAGGATCGGGCCGCTAAGCTTAAATTCTATTTCGACACGCTGGAGCAGTAA